The following proteins are co-located in the Xiphophorus hellerii strain 12219 chromosome 2, Xiphophorus_hellerii-4.1, whole genome shotgun sequence genome:
- the LOC116707693 gene encoding synaptic vesicle glycoprotein 2B-like isoform X1 has protein sequence MADHYQNNVYHQGGGDSYGSYGEGGGPDGYGYQADYPPQEEDAASDVTEGHDDEDQMYEGEYQGIPHPDEVKAAQRAARAKSREGGSAASELEDLSEQYEDIMQDCGHGKFQWMLFMVLGLALMADGVECYVVAFALPSAEKDLCLSNAEKGMLGLVVFLSMMVGAFLWGGLADKTGRRRCLILALGINCIFAFLSSFAGGYGFFLFFRLLSGIGIGGTVPIVYSYFSEFLQTDKRGEHLSWLCMFWMFGGIYASFTAWGIIPRYGWGFSMGTELQFHSWRVFVIIAALPAVTSLVGLTFMPESPRFLLEHAKHDEAWMILKQVHDTNWRAKGKPEKVFTVTHIKAPKMAEDELIEIQSGTGTPVQRWAVRSLTLCKLVLRNIASLLSAELRFATLFMAIIWFCMAFSYYGLSVWFPDMIKHLQYEEYETKVKTFHRERVVDVRFDFPLKNQIHKEGEYKRDTFIGIEMKSVTFKDSLFDNCTFEDIRSTNTVFENCTILSTVFYNTDLWEEKFIDCRMENTTFEHNKHGCHLDSVEENDVLIYLVSFLGSLAVLPGNIISALFVEKIGRVKIIGGSMLISAGCSFFLFLSFSQSAIIALQCMFCAVSAAAWNGIEVVTVELYPTSKRATAFGVLNALCKLAAVLGSSIFASFVGITKAIPILLSFAALVCGGLVALKLPDTRQKILQ, from the exons ATGGCGGACCATTACCAGAACAACGTGTACCACCAGGGAGGCGGGGACAGCTATGGGAGTTACGGAGAAGGCGGCGGTCCTGATGGCTACGGTTACCAGGCGGATTATCCTCCTCAGGAAGAGGACGCAGCGAGCGACGTGACGGAGGGACACGATGATGAAGATCAGATGTACGAAGGAGAATACCAGGGGATTCCACATCCCGATGAGGTGAAGGCCGCACAGAGAGCCGCACG GGCAAAGTCCAGAGAAGGCGGCAGCGCCGCGTCCGAGCTGGAGGACTTATCGGAGCAGTATGAGGACATCATGCAGGACTGCGGCCACGGGAAGTTCCAGTGGATGCTCTTCATGGTGCTGGGTCTGGCTCTCATGGCCGACGGAGTCGAATGCTACGTGGTGGCGTTCGCTCTGCCGTCAGCCGAAAAGGATCTTTGTCTGTCCAATGCGGAGAAAGGGATGCTGG gTCTGGTGGTCTTCCTGAGCATGATGGTCGGAGCGTTCCTCTGGGGCGGTCTGGCTGATAAAACCGGCCGTCGGCGCTGTCTGATTTTAGCTTTAGGCATAAACTGCATCTTTGCCTTCCTGTCATCGTTTGCTGGTGGCTACggcttcttcctcttcttcaggCTGCTTTCTGGGATTGG CATCGGCGGCACGGTGCCCATCGTCTACTCTTACTTCTCCGAGTTCCTGCAGACGGATAAGAGAGGGGAGCATCTGTCCTGGCTGTGCATGTTCTGGATGTTCGGTGGGATTTACGCCTCATTCACCGCCTGGGGAATCATCCCGAGATACG ggTGGGGGTTCAGTATGGGCACAGAGCTCCAGTTCCACAGCTGGCGGGTCTTCGTCATCATCGCAGCTCTTCCGGCCGTCACGTCTCTGGTTGGACTCACCTTCATGCCTGAGAGTCCCCGCTTCCTGCTGGAG CATGCCAAACACGACGAGGCGTGGATGATCCTGAAGCAGGTTCATGACACCAACTGGAGAGCCAAAGGGAAACCGGAGAAAGTCTTCACT GTGACTCACATTAAGGCACCCAAGATGGCCGAAGACGAACTCATCGAGATTCAGAGCGGCACTGGAACACCGGTGCAGCGCTGGGCCGTTCGCTCGCTTACACTGTGCAAACTG GTGCTGAGGAACATTGCGTCCCTGCTGTCTGCAGAGCTGAGGTTTGCCACTCTCTTCATGGCCATCATCTGGTTCTGCATGGCCTTCAG TTATTACGGCCTGTCTGTGTGGTTCCCCGACATGATCAAACACCTGCAGTACGAGGAGTACGAGACCAAGGTGAAG ACGTTCCACAGAGAACGAGTGGTGGACGTCAGATTCGACTTTCCCTTGAAGAACCAGATCCACAAAGAGGGAGAATACAAACGGGACAC GTTCATCGGCATCGAGATGAAATCAGTGACGTTCAAAGACTCCCTGTTCGATAATTGCACCTTTGAGGACATCCGGTCCACAAACACGGTGTTCGAGAACTGCACCATCCTCTCCACCGTCTTCTACAACACAG ACCTGTGGGAGGAGAAGTTCATCGACTGCCGGATGGAGAACACCACTTTTGAGCACAACAAACATGGCTGCCACCTGGATTCAGTGGAGGAGAATGACGTGTTAATCTACCTGGTCAGCTTCCTGGGCAGCCTGGCCGTGTTGCCGGGCAACATCATCTCTGCGCTGTTCGTGGAGAAGATCGGCAGGGTCAAGATCATAG GTGGCTCCATGCTCATTTCTGCCGGATGCTCCTTCTTCCTGTTCCTGagcttcagccaatcagcaatcATCGCCTTGCAGTGCATGTTCTGCGCCGTCAGCGCCGCTGCGTGGAACGGCATCGAGGTGGTGACCGTGGAGCTCTACCCGACTTCGAAAAG GGCGACGGCGTTTGGCGTGCTGAACGCGCTCTGTAAGCTGGCCGCCGTCCTCGGCAGCTCCATCTTCGCCAGCTTCGTGGGGATCACCAAAGCCATCCCTATCCTTCTGTCCTTCGCCGCCCTGGTGTGCGGCGGCCTGGTGGCCCTCAAGCTGCCCGACACGAGGCAGAAAATCCTGCAGTGA
- the LOC116707693 gene encoding synaptic vesicle glycoprotein 2B-like isoform X2, producing MVCFNQRIRDFADIQFIGIEMKSVTFKDSLFDNCTFEDIRSTNTVFENCTILSTVFYNTDLWEEKFIDCRMENTTFEHNKHGCHLDSVEENDVLIYLVSFLGSLAVLPGNIISALFVEKIGRVKIIGGSMLISAGCSFFLFLSFSQSAIIALQCMFCAVSAAAWNGIEVVTVELYPTSKRATAFGVLNALCKLAAVLGSSIFASFVGITKAIPILLSFAALVCGGLVALKLPDTRQKILQ from the exons ATGGTTTGTTTTAACCAAAGGATCAGAGACTTTGCAGATATACA GTTCATCGGCATCGAGATGAAATCAGTGACGTTCAAAGACTCCCTGTTCGATAATTGCACCTTTGAGGACATCCGGTCCACAAACACGGTGTTCGAGAACTGCACCATCCTCTCCACCGTCTTCTACAACACAG ACCTGTGGGAGGAGAAGTTCATCGACTGCCGGATGGAGAACACCACTTTTGAGCACAACAAACATGGCTGCCACCTGGATTCAGTGGAGGAGAATGACGTGTTAATCTACCTGGTCAGCTTCCTGGGCAGCCTGGCCGTGTTGCCGGGCAACATCATCTCTGCGCTGTTCGTGGAGAAGATCGGCAGGGTCAAGATCATAG GTGGCTCCATGCTCATTTCTGCCGGATGCTCCTTCTTCCTGTTCCTGagcttcagccaatcagcaatcATCGCCTTGCAGTGCATGTTCTGCGCCGTCAGCGCCGCTGCGTGGAACGGCATCGAGGTGGTGACCGTGGAGCTCTACCCGACTTCGAAAAG GGCGACGGCGTTTGGCGTGCTGAACGCGCTCTGTAAGCTGGCCGCCGTCCTCGGCAGCTCCATCTTCGCCAGCTTCGTGGGGATCACCAAAGCCATCCCTATCCTTCTGTCCTTCGCCGCCCTGGTGTGCGGCGGCCTGGTGGCCCTCAAGCTGCCCGACACGAGGCAGAAAATCCTGCAGTGA